A single genomic interval of Anopheles marshallii chromosome 2, idAnoMarsDA_429_01, whole genome shotgun sequence harbors:
- the LOC128708851 gene encoding trypsin-like, which translates to MDRKVRVISILLGCLVLFSDGQSLDSGLLVEREQDDVMRVQKSAANSFPTDEGADSFVVEKEYDPHEVTPFLVGGGPAIAGAYPAQVAIQIGTTTFCGGSILNQNHILTAAGCVLDANNNLIAANQVTVRAGVLVVDQNAPALAVNRIFPHPQYNPWSFEHDIAVLRLTNNIVFPQVATPNMAPAELNHRIVRDADVCQVLGWNWLPTAQNVPLQVLNVVYGSRATCTAQHQGMLRDSMACTELTVNTHGICAANRGGGLYCNDLLTGVISFGFGCGTNNTYTVHTQIRFYHHWIQQQFVRTDTPVAGPTPMPGVGGGGGDASSITLSLATIMVAIVSALFLN; encoded by the coding sequence ATGGATAGAAAAGTGCGTGTAATTAGCATTCTGCTCGGTTGTTTGGTGCTGTTTAGCGATGGACAATCTTTGGACAGTGGGTTGCTGGTCGAACGGGAACAGGATGACGTGATGCGAGTGCAGAAGAGTGCAGCAAATTCCTTCCCGACCGATGAAGGTGCCGATAGCTTCGTCGTGGAGAAGGAGTACGACCCGCATGAGGTAACTCCCTTCCTGGTCGGTGGTGGACCGGCAATCGCCGGTGCGTACCCGGCCCAGGTCGCCATACAGATCGGTACGACGACGTTCTGCGGTGGATCGATCCTGAACCAGAACCACATACTCACTGCGGCCGGTTGTGTGCTGGATGCGAACAACAACCTGATCGCCGCCAACCAAGTGACGGTGCGTGCCGGCGTGCTGGTGGTGGACCAGAATGCACCGGCCCTTGCCGTCAACCGGATCTTCCCCCATCCGCAGTACAACCCGTGGTCGTTCGAGCACGACATTGCCGTGCTGAGGCTGACGAACAACATCGTGTTCCCGCAGGTGGCCACACCGAACATGGCACCGGCCGAACTGAACCACCGGATCGTGCGTGATGCGGACGTTTGCCAAGTCCTTGGCTGGAATTGGTTGCCCACTGCACAGAACGTACCACTCCAGGTGCTGAATGTTGTGTACGGGTCTCGGGCTACCTGTACCGCCCAACACCAAGGGATGCTGCGCGATTCGATGGCCTGCACAGAGCTTACGGTCAACACGCACGGAATCTGCGCAGCGAACCGTGGTGGCGGTCTGTACTGCAACGATCTGCTAACCGGTGTGATCTCGTTCGGGTTCGGCTGTGGAACGAACAACACGTACACGGTGCACACCCAGATCCGATTCTATCACCACTGGATACAGCAGCAGTTTGTACGCACGGATACACCGGTCGCCGGCCCTACTCCGATGCCGGGTGTAGGAGGTGGCGGTGGTGACGCCAGCAGCATCACCCTCTCCCTAGCGACCATCATGGTAGCGATCGTATCTGCCCTCTTCCTCAACTAA
- the LOC128718775 gene encoding uncharacterized protein LOC128718775 gives MTHPYWSEQLVGEKNMANMHGSRWPTLVLVAVLGGVACETFRFPEFVAIEEGVHGAACGGWIIDKMLRPHVLTTDACVRRGHRSLRQILVRYGSSEVTGRTSSLAVDRMLAQQPGQEQLVVLSTFGRVRRNPTSQAPDEQAQRHNGTSLLCWHRAEPGGTLHKTLLLVEPGQHHSVKELINTLHCGGLGVYNLEGAMVLENLTPYAMLTLQPDAYAPCGTSVTMLELRNVTSPRNLATMIDSQLAEPAPDSSFTFTEPNSAFGYIVYVIFMGYCILYTLLYFIFGLMRTHPSTDL, from the exons ATGACGCACCCGTACTGGTCGGAG CAGTTAGTAGGTGAGAAGAATATGGCTAACATGCACGGGTCCCGGTGGCCAACCCTCGTACTGGTGGCTGTTTTGGGTGGTGTTGCGTGTGAGACGTTTCGTTTTCCAGAATTT GTTGCTATTGAAGAGGGTGTTCATGGTGCGGCTTGTGGAGGTTGGATCATTGATAAGATGCTCCGACCACATGTGCTCACAACGGACGCTTGCGTACGGCGAGGTCATCGTAGTTTGCGGCAAATTCTGGTACGCTATGGCAGTTCTGAGGTGACGGGACGCACATCCAGTCTTGCTGTCGATCGGATGCTGGCACAGCAGCCAGGACAGGAGCAGCTAGTTGTGCTCAGCACGTTCGGTAGAGTGCGTAGAAACCCCACATCACAAGCTCCAGATGAGCAGGCGCAACGACACAATGGTACATCATTGCTTTGCTGGCACCGAGCGGAGCCGGGAGGAACTCTGCACAAAACGTTACTTCTGGTAGAACCCGGACAGCACCATTCTGTGAAAGAATTGATCAACACATTACACTGCGGTGGTCTCGGCGTGTACAATCTGGAAGGAGCGATGGTGCTAGAAAACCTAACCCCCTACGCTATGCTAACTCTGCAGCCGGATGCGTACGCCCCCTGTGGCACCTCGGTTACCATGCTAGAATTGCGTAACGTTACCAGCCCGAGAAATCTGGCAACAATGATTGATTCCCAGTTGGCAGAGCCCGCACCCGATAGTAGTTTTACCTTTACGGAACCGAACTCCGCGTTCGGATACATCGTGTACGTTATCTTTATGGGCTACTGTATACTGTACACCTTGCTGTACTTTATCTTTGGCCTAATGCGAACACACCCAAGCACTGATCTGTGA